A genomic region of Miscanthus floridulus cultivar M001 chromosome 3, ASM1932011v1, whole genome shotgun sequence contains the following coding sequences:
- the LOC136545530 gene encoding uncharacterized protein, with the protein MASAAVLRSAGSRRLFSYPTLRAAAISGPAALPDAAAAPASAQPPPLTGTLWARSVATFTSTKPHVSVGTIGHVDHGKTTLTAAITKGISTTRNLLADDAMVPISSPLTPPLGDGEETDKKGAVVKRLKVQAIKKDIKQSPKKVNLVAKLVRGMRVEDALLQLQVTVKRAAKTVYQVIHSARANAAHNHGLDPDKLIVEEAFVGKGLYLKRLSYHAKGRCGIMVRPRCRLTVVVREATAEEEAKIARLRVSNYKKLTRKERQLMPHRLIEVSPRWARKRKEEAGAMA; encoded by the exons ATGGCTTCCGCCGCGGTGCTCCGGAGCGCCGGCTCCCGCCGCCTCTTCTCCTACCCCACCCTCCGCGCCGCCGCGATCTCGGGACCCGCCGCGCTACCCGATGCGGCCGCGGCGCCGGCGTCGGCCCAGCCGCCACCGCTGACCGGGACCCTCTGGGCGAGGTCCGTGGCCACCTTCACGAGCAC GAAGCCCCATGTGAGCGTCGGCACCATTGGGCACGTCGATCACGGCAAAACCACTCTCACTGCTGCTATTACCAAG GGGATATCAACTACAAGGAATTTGCTTGCGGATGATGCTATGGTGCCTATTTCTTCTCCTTTGACTCCTCCACTCGGTGACGGTGAAGAAACTGATAAAAAGGGGGCTGTGGTAAAACGCCTAAAGGTCCAAGCCATAAAAAAGGATATCAAACAG AGTCCCAAGAAGGTGAATCTGGTAGCAAAGCTGGTTCGAGGTATGCGTGTGGAAGATGCCTTATTGCAGCTGCAAGTGACTGTTAAAAGGGCTGCCAAAACTGTTTACCAG GTGATCCATTCTGCTCGCGCCAATGCAGCTCACAACCATGGATTGGATCCTGATAAGCTCATTGTTG AGGAGGCCTTTGTGGGAAAGGGACTTTACCTGAAGAGACTGTCTTACCATGCCAAAGGGAGGTGCGGTATCATGGTGCGACCAAGGTGCAGACTGACAGTGGTGGTTAGAGAAGCTACAGCTGAGGAAGAGGCAAAGATTGCCAGACTCAGGGTGAGCAACTATAAGAAGTTGACCAGAAAGGAGCGGCAGCTGATGCCGCACAGGCTCATCGAGGTTAGCCCGAGGTGGGCTCGCAAGAGGAAAGAGGAGGCTGGTGCTATGGCCTAG
- the LOC136543598 gene encoding uncharacterized protein has protein sequence MARKEFPLSSLPLFSSGSARPGLSSSSSSPPRSDPSGAHGPGLLTGGGASASTTTRPSSSSTYEGERRARAGHEASWWWRLSSSLVHEAWCGIRSVEVGQRQIQCMDIRLLFIPSGMELQSEWDQVAAFVREPDGSLFCWRERYCCFRLLIYGIDIARNKRVLESYNLLDMISSNTCPKEKRDEVEKTDRCLSGADFLCSYVSWQD, from the exons ATGGCACGCAAGGAATTCCCCCTTTCTTCTCTCCCGCTCTTCTCCAGTGGCAGCGCACGGCCGGGGCTCTCCTCCAGCAGCAGCTCGCCCCCACGCTCAGATCCTTCAGGAGCTCATGGCCCAGGCCTGCTTACTGGCGGTGGCGCTAGTGCAAGCACGACCACGCGTCCCTCCTCAAGCTCCACCTACGAGGGCGAGAGGCGGGCACGAGCTGGACACGAGGCTTCTTGGTGGTGGCGCCTGAGCAGCAGCCTCGTGCACGAGGCGTGGTGTGGGATCCGGTCCGTGGAGGTTGGGCAACGCCAGATCCAATGCATGGACATCAGGCTCCTTTTTATCCCATCCG GAATGGAGCTTCAGTCTGAATGGGACCAGGTCGCAGCATTCGTTAGGGAGCCAGATGGCTCCCTGTTCTGCTGGAGAGAACGCTATTGCTGCTTCCGCTTGTTGATATATGGCATT GACATTGCAAGGAATAAAAGGGTTCTGGAATCCTACAATCTCCTTGACATGATCAGCAGCAACACCTGTCCAAAAGAAAAAAG GGATGAAGTTGAAAAGACAGACCGATGCCTTTCTGGTGCAGATTTTCTATGTTCATATGTTTCATGGCAGGATTGA